The Castanea sativa cultivar Marrone di Chiusa Pesio chromosome 11, ASM4071231v1 genome contains a region encoding:
- the LOC142616408 gene encoding uncharacterized protein LOC142616408, with amino-acid sequence MAVRSNNEVLMCKMFPSSLGPVAMKWFDALEEGSIRSFEELTRAFGARFITCSRVPKPSDALLSMAMREGETLKAYSDRYWETYNEMDGDVEDVAVRTFKVGLLTEHCLRKSLIMKATVNMRQLMDRIDKYKRVEEDQIQGKGKAKVFPERKDPRGMGY; translated from the coding sequence atGGCAGTACGTTCGAATAATGAAGTTTTGATGTGCAAGATGTTTCCTTCCAGCCTTGGGCCGGTAGCCATGAAGTGGTTTGACGCATTGGAAGAGGGGTCCATAAggtcatttgaagagttgacgAGGGCGTTTGGGGCTAGATTCATAACGTGCAGTAGGGTCCCTAAACCTTCAGATGCATTATTATCCATGGCAATGAGGGAAGGAGAGACTCTTAAAGCTTATTCAGATCGGTACTGGGAAACCTATAATGAAATGGATGGAGATGTTGAGGATGTGGCTGTAAGGACGTTTAAGGTGGGGCTCCTTACTGAACACTGTCTACGGAAGTCCTTGATAATGAAAGCTACTGTAAACATGCGTCAACTTATGGATCGCATAGATAAGTATAAACGAGTTGAGGAGGATCAGATTCAAGGCAAGGGTAAAGCAAAAGTTTTTCCGGAGAGAAAAGATCCTCGGGGTATGGGGTATTAA